A genomic segment from Lusitaniella coriacea LEGE 07157 encodes:
- a CDS encoding agmatinase family protein, translating into MTDRPPFQPPNGDSTEAQRALERETHLPMTGWQQEVDRGLELGLEAAESIRDRAIPTFSRGELPHYAGINTFLKAPYLEDVRKVGKYDVAIVGVPHDSGTTYRPGTRFGPQGIRRISALYTPYNFELGVDLREQITLCDVGDIFTIPANNEKSFDQISKGVAHVFSSGAFPILLGGDHSIGFPTVRGICRHLGDKKVGIIHFDRHVDTQETDLDERMHTCPWFHATNIQNAPAKNLVQLGIGGWQVPRQGVKICRERATNILTVTDITEMGLDAAADFALERAMDGTDCVWISFDIDCIDAGFVPGTGWPEPGGLMPREALYLLKKIVQNAPICGLEVVEVSPPYDVSDMTSLMATRVICDTMAHLVISGQLPRQETPAYIHPEAKPDPPDNWS; encoded by the coding sequence ATGACCGATCGTCCGCCCTTTCAACCGCCCAACGGAGATTCCACCGAAGCTCAACGCGCCTTAGAACGCGAAACGCACCTACCCATGACGGGATGGCAGCAAGAAGTGGATCGCGGCTTAGAATTGGGTTTAGAAGCAGCAGAGAGTATCCGCGATCGCGCGATCCCCACCTTTTCTCGCGGCGAACTCCCCCACTACGCGGGAATTAACACCTTTCTCAAAGCACCTTATCTCGAAGATGTGCGGAAAGTTGGGAAATACGACGTGGCGATTGTTGGCGTTCCCCACGACTCCGGAACCACCTATCGTCCTGGAACCCGTTTTGGACCCCAAGGAATTCGTCGCATTTCGGCTCTTTATACCCCCTATAATTTTGAATTGGGTGTCGATTTGCGCGAACAAATAACCCTCTGCGATGTAGGCGATATTTTCACCATTCCGGCAAATAATGAAAAGTCTTTCGACCAAATTTCAAAAGGAGTTGCTCACGTTTTTAGTTCTGGCGCATTTCCCATTCTTTTAGGGGGAGATCATTCGATTGGTTTTCCAACAGTGAGGGGAATTTGTCGTCATTTAGGCGATAAAAAAGTCGGGATTATTCACTTCGATCGCCATGTCGATACTCAAGAAACCGACCTCGACGAAAGAATGCACACTTGCCCTTGGTTTCATGCAACAAACATTCAAAACGCCCCTGCAAAAAACCTCGTTCAATTGGGAATTGGTGGCTGGCAAGTTCCCCGTCAAGGAGTCAAGATTTGTCGAGAACGGGCAACAAATATTCTAACGGTAACTGACATTACAGAAATGGGTTTGGATGCTGCCGCAGACTTTGCCTTAGAACGGGCAATGGATGGGACAGATTGCGTGTGGATTAGTTTTGATATTGATTGTATTGATGCGGGATTTGTCCCTGGAACCGGATGGCCCGAACCGGGTGGTTTGATGCCGAGAGAAGCCCTTTATTTACTCAAAAAAATCGTACAAAATGCACCGATTTGTGGTTTGGAAGTGGTTGAAGTTTCACCTCCTTATGATGTCAGCGATATGACTTCATTAATGGCAACTCGCGTAATTTGCGACACGATGGCACATCTTGTTATTTCCGGACAATTACCAAGGCAAGAAACCCCCGCTTATATTCATCCCGAAGCGAAACCCGATCCTCCCGATAATTGGTCTTAA
- a CDS encoding tocopherol cyclase family protein, with translation MKNPLQTPHSGYHWDGSSSRFFEGWYYRVTLPELGQTFAFMYSIEDPLGNQPYSGGSAQILGPDDEHLWRTFPDVTQFWATKDRLGLGHWRKTDLKIPPQELDAESFEQSVKEGYQATDIFNQGYLQDPVTGNACHWNYQIKPVYGWGNPHQRQQSTAGLLSSLQIFEPGWQVLMAHGLATGWIDWQGQRYYFTDAPAYGEKNWGRSFPQKWFWLNCNGFSDEPDLALTAGGGKRGVLWWMESVAMICFHYRGQFYEFVPWNSQVQWQIEPWGKWQMQAENSQFEVTLSGTTDQPGTPLIAPTEKGLAYCCRDTMNGRARLELRSRGGEKILEAESEVCGLEVGGAPWDEPWVQ, from the coding sequence ATGAAAAATCCCCTACAAACCCCCCATAGCGGCTATCACTGGGATGGAAGCAGCAGCCGTTTCTTTGAAGGATGGTACTATCGCGTTACGCTGCCTGAACTCGGTCAAACCTTTGCTTTTATGTACTCCATTGAAGACCCTTTAGGGAATCAACCCTATAGCGGCGGTTCGGCGCAAATCCTGGGTCCCGATGACGAACACTTGTGGCGCACCTTTCCCGATGTGACGCAGTTTTGGGCGACAAAAGATCGATTAGGATTGGGTCATTGGCGCAAAACAGATTTAAAAATTCCCCCTCAAGAATTGGATGCAGAGAGTTTCGAGCAAAGTGTTAAAGAGGGGTATCAAGCAACAGATATTTTTAATCAAGGGTATCTTCAAGATCCGGTGACGGGGAATGCTTGTCACTGGAACTACCAAATTAAGCCCGTTTATGGCTGGGGAAATCCTCACCAACGCCAGCAATCCACAGCAGGATTGCTCTCCTCACTGCAAATTTTTGAACCGGGATGGCAGGTTTTAATGGCGCACGGGTTAGCGACGGGGTGGATTGACTGGCAAGGTCAGCGCTACTATTTCACCGACGCACCTGCCTACGGCGAAAAAAATTGGGGTCGTTCCTTCCCGCAAAAATGGTTTTGGCTCAATTGCAACGGTTTTAGTGACGAACCCGACCTCGCTTTAACCGCAGGTGGCGGGAAACGAGGTGTATTGTGGTGGATGGAATCGGTGGCAATGATTTGCTTCCATTATCGGGGTCAGTTTTACGAATTTGTTCCTTGGAATTCGCAAGTTCAGTGGCAAATCGAACCTTGGGGAAAGTGGCAAATGCAGGCAGAAAATAGTCAATTTGAAGTCACTCTAAGCGGAACGACCGACCAACCAGGAACCCCATTGATTGCGCCGACGGAAAAAGGGTTGGCGTATTGTTGTCGGGATACGATGAACGGTCGCGCGCGCCTGGAATTGCGCAGTCGGGGGGGAGAAAAGATTTTGGAAGCGGAGAGCGAGGTTTGCGGTTTGGAGGTGGGTGGAGCGCCTTGGGATGAGCCTTGGGTGCAATAA
- the pyrF gene encoding orotidine-5'-phosphate decarboxylase: protein MNDKIIVPLDVPTLDGAIALLDRLPQVSFWKVGLELFISTGTDILKILKERDKRIFLDLKLHDIPNTVAGACRAAAKHDVDFLTIHATAGRAALQAALDGVRGSKTQLLAVTLLTSLDARELAFDLKVPLELPEYALHMALLAEETGIHGAVCSPREVSQLQRVCGDDFTFVCPGVRPTGSAIGDQRRVMTPSQALKAGATYLVIGRPITAASDPIAAWEQICQEMESVS, encoded by the coding sequence ATGAATGACAAAATTATCGTTCCTTTAGACGTACCCACTCTTGACGGCGCGATCGCGCTACTCGATCGATTGCCCCAAGTGAGCTTCTGGAAAGTGGGGTTAGAGCTATTTATCAGTACGGGAACCGATATTCTCAAAATCCTTAAGGAACGAGACAAACGCATTTTCCTCGACCTCAAACTTCACGATATCCCCAACACCGTTGCAGGAGCTTGTCGCGCCGCAGCAAAGCACGATGTTGATTTTCTCACAATCCACGCTACAGCCGGACGCGCTGCCCTGCAAGCGGCATTAGATGGCGTTCGGGGGAGCAAAACCCAACTCCTCGCCGTTACCCTTCTCACCAGTCTCGATGCTCGCGAACTCGCCTTCGATCTCAAAGTTCCCCTTGAATTGCCGGAATACGCCCTACACATGGCTTTGCTCGCTGAGGAAACCGGAATTCACGGTGCGGTTTGTTCTCCTAGGGAAGTTTCCCAATTACAACGAGTGTGCGGCGACGATTTTACTTTTGTTTGTCCCGGCGTGCGTCCCACGGGTTCGGCAATTGGCGACCAGCGACGAGTGATGACCCCCTCCCAGGCGCTCAAAGCAGGGGCAACCTATTTGGTGATCGGACGACCGATTACCGCCGCTAGCGATCCCATCGCCGCTTGGGAGCAAATTTGTCAGGAGATGGAGAGTGTTTCTTAG
- a CDS encoding TM2 domain-containing protein produces the protein MNNNRLVVSYILWLACFMGFGGLHRLYNGKIGTGLLWFFTWGLCGIGQFIDLFLIPSVVEEHDLRLQARSGRLPQPLPIPRATPTPRAVPPTKDQLTLNLLKAAQKRGGKISVTQAVLDTGASFPEVEKILQEMVKGGYADPENDPSSGIVIYNFLEL, from the coding sequence ATGAATAACAATCGTCTTGTTGTCTCCTACATTCTCTGGTTAGCTTGCTTTATGGGTTTTGGCGGTTTGCATCGCCTCTACAACGGCAAAATTGGAACGGGGTTATTATGGTTCTTTACCTGGGGATTGTGTGGCATCGGACAGTTCATCGATCTCTTTTTAATCCCAAGTGTTGTCGAAGAACACGATCTCAGGCTGCAAGCGCGATCGGGACGCTTGCCTCAACCCCTTCCCATTCCGCGTGCCACGCCGACTCCTCGCGCCGTTCCCCCCACCAAAGACCAATTGACCCTCAATCTTTTAAAAGCCGCCCAAAAGCGCGGGGGCAAAATTTCTGTCACTCAAGCCGTTTTGGACACGGGAGCGAGTTTTCCCGAAGTGGAGAAAATTTTGCAAGAAATGGTCAAAGGCGGTTATGCCGACCCGGAAAACGATCCCAGTAGCGGGATTGTGATTTACAATTTTTTGGAACTTTAG
- a CDS encoding ABC transporter ATP-binding protein produces the protein MAKVVLEKVYKSFPSRTGQPDDSTEVGVAKTGGASVLRCIDLTVKESEFLVLVGPSGCGKSTLLRTIAGLEEVTAGNIWVGDRVVNDLPPKERDIAMVFQSYALYPHLSVYDNIAFGLRRRNWDARRTPERFSLKQRLRQWGEPVLEEVTRSFPKGLNYHPEREAAIARQVREVARLLQIEPLLQRRPKQLSGGQKQRVALGRAIARNPQVFLMDEPLSNLDAALRAQTRTQIVQLQKRLGITTLYVTHDQTEAMTMGDRIAVMNRGEIQQVAKPLELYNHPANRFVAEFIGSPPMNFLPVQWQPPLLIVHPQFRLTLPESWGDRLQGNSARSLLLGIRPEHLSLSPAATKNLCVTVDIVEALGNDTYIAAHLAKDTEARLQVRIPPDTPVTLGESLWLSMTLDKIHLFDPQTSRAI, from the coding sequence GTGGCGAAAGTTGTTCTAGAAAAGGTGTACAAAAGCTTTCCGAGTCGGACGGGTCAACCGGACGACAGCACCGAAGTGGGTGTGGCAAAAACTGGGGGTGCCAGTGTTTTGCGCTGTATCGACCTTACGGTTAAAGAAAGCGAGTTTCTGGTGTTGGTGGGCCCGTCGGGATGCGGTAAAAGTACGCTCCTGCGAACGATCGCGGGATTAGAAGAAGTGACGGCGGGAAATATTTGGGTGGGCGATCGCGTGGTGAACGATCTGCCTCCCAAAGAGCGAGATATTGCAATGGTGTTTCAAAGTTACGCGCTGTATCCCCATCTCAGCGTTTATGACAATATTGCTTTTGGGTTGCGGCGCAGGAATTGGGATGCCAGGAGAACACCCGAAAGATTTTCCCTCAAACAGCGATTGCGTCAATGGGGAGAGCCAGTATTAGAAGAAGTGACGCGATCGTTTCCCAAGGGTTTGAACTACCATCCAGAACGAGAAGCCGCGATCGCGCGACAAGTCCGCGAGGTTGCCCGATTGCTGCAAATCGAACCCCTTTTGCAACGGCGACCCAAACAACTCTCCGGGGGACAAAAACAACGGGTTGCCCTGGGGCGCGCGATCGCGCGCAATCCCCAAGTCTTTTTGATGGACGAACCCCTCTCCAACCTGGATGCGGCACTGCGCGCCCAAACCCGCACGCAAATCGTACAGTTGCAAAAGCGTTTGGGAATCACCACCCTGTATGTCACCCACGATCAAACCGAAGCCATGACAATGGGCGATCGCATTGCGGTGATGAATCGCGGCGAAATTCAACAGGTGGCAAAACCCCTCGAACTCTACAACCATCCGGCGAATCGCTTCGTGGCTGAATTTATTGGTTCTCCGCCGATGAACTTCCTCCCGGTACAATGGCAACCGCCTTTACTGATCGTTCATCCTCAATTTCGCTTAACGCTGCCAGAATCCTGGGGAGATCGTCTTCAAGGAAATAGCGCGCGATCGCTCCTTTTAGGGATTCGTCCGGAACATTTGAGCCTCTCTCCCGCAGCCACCAAAAATTTATGCGTGACGGTTGATATTGTTGAAGCCTTGGGAAACGATACTTATATTGCCGCTCATTTAGCAAAAGATACTGAAGCGCGCCTTCAAGTTCGCATTCCCCCAGATACTCCCGTTACCCTTGGCGAATCGCTTTGGTTGTCAATGACTTTAGATAAAATTCACCTGTTCGATCCCCAAACCAGTCGAGCCATTTAA
- the lepB gene encoding signal peptidase I: MTDREKDPQNAAVEIGKTIALSLILAFGIRSFIAEARFIPSESMLPTLEVHDRLIIEKVSYHLKKPERGDIIVFMPPEAAINCDPKQQLPLKDAYIKRVVGLPGEQVQVRNGRVYINDELLEENYTYTEPDDRSSPLPPIAAIVPKKSYLVLGDNRNASCDSRIWGFVPEDNIIGRAVVRFWPFNRVNVGL; this comes from the coding sequence ATGACCGATCGAGAAAAAGACCCGCAAAACGCAGCAGTTGAAATTGGAAAAACCATTGCCTTAAGCCTCATTCTTGCTTTTGGGATTCGCAGTTTCATTGCCGAAGCGCGTTTTATTCCCTCAGAGTCGATGCTGCCGACCTTGGAAGTCCACGACCGCCTGATTATCGAGAAGGTCAGCTATCACCTGAAAAAGCCCGAACGGGGGGATATTATTGTGTTTATGCCGCCCGAAGCAGCAATCAATTGCGATCCCAAACAACAACTGCCTCTCAAAGATGCTTACATCAAGCGAGTTGTCGGTTTGCCGGGAGAACAGGTACAAGTTCGGAACGGACGGGTTTACATCAACGACGAGCTATTGGAAGAAAACTATACCTACACCGAACCCGACGACCGGAGTTCCCCGCTTCCCCCCATTGCAGCGATCGTTCCTAAAAAGTCTTATCTCGTGTTGGGGGACAATCGTAATGCAAGTTGCGATTCTCGCATTTGGGGATTCGTCCCGGAAGATAATATCATCGGTCGAGCCGTGGTGCGGTTTTGGCCTTTCAATCGAGTGAATGTTGGTTTGTAG
- a CDS encoding alpha/beta hydrolase, with translation MQLKLTQPDNQGLQLQSDSPTQSRSLTRYRPFLSNPIFRSLFPLSLVASCIFARPSMAAERLTLRLGPLEQTVEVNDLEHFAKTGEIRPSLRFYRPLLTPQVQQHLAQRLEVDPEFADNFLQELISRPDGERLMSQLNRAIPGSSIEQVRAAIYLALHQANGLSVLSFLRAYPQETITIDATAALGIIAQLNLSNLQSQLLGPVLERELRVDSSPSLDAPSQIDPRVSGTQRVRTRERVLYDRDRKREITIDLFYGKETRGPLVVLSHGFAADRTFLHYLAQHLASHGISVVTLEHPGSNVDSITQTIDGISLNVSPNDWIDAAEFIERPKDISFVLDELAQENEAGGYLEGKFNTQQVAVIGHSLGGYTALAIAGGELNLKQLREFCHNLTPLGRSPADWLQCAAAQLPESTVQLRDERVVQAIAFNPAIGQLFGNKGLAQIEIPTLILSSSEDSVTPSLDHQLRPFNQLRGEKYLISVVGATHMSVTDIHNFESAIGKSPLVKEVMGEDAEPVRQLARGVSLAFINQLTPQADLYKPFLTSHYVQSLSTASFSMRFTTQLPSTMDAWLQVLHVGYRQIAYHSPQELRDSPGIRFATRADRAVFGTNTANHCLFHAGRTIPILRPCKGQLHHIFTSLLSNYPA, from the coding sequence ATGCAGTTGAAACTCACCCAGCCGGACAATCAGGGATTGCAACTCCAATCGGACTCGCCAACCCAGTCACGATCCTTGACACGTTACCGCCCCTTTCTCTCAAACCCGATCTTCCGCAGCTTGTTTCCCCTTTCCTTAGTCGCAAGCTGCATTTTTGCCCGACCCAGTATGGCTGCCGAACGCCTCACCCTCCGTTTGGGACCCTTGGAGCAAACCGTGGAAGTCAACGACCTCGAACACTTTGCCAAGACTGGGGAAATACGCCCTTCCCTAAGATTTTATCGCCCTCTCCTCACGCCCCAAGTTCAGCAACATCTCGCCCAACGCTTAGAAGTCGATCCGGAATTTGCCGATAATTTTCTCCAAGAACTGATCTCAAGACCCGATGGAGAACGGCTGATGTCCCAACTCAATCGGGCGATTCCAGGAAGCAGCATCGAACAGGTGAGAGCGGCAATTTATCTCGCGCTGCATCAAGCCAATGGATTGAGCGTCTTGAGTTTTTTACGCGCCTATCCCCAAGAAACTATTACCATCGACGCAACCGCCGCTTTAGGGATTATCGCTCAACTCAACCTTTCCAATCTCCAAAGCCAACTCCTCGGCCCGGTTTTAGAGAGAGAACTGCGGGTTGATTCTTCTCCTTCCTTGGATGCTCCGTCCCAAATCGATCCGAGGGTTTCTGGCACGCAGCGCGTGAGGACGCGCGAGCGCGTTTTGTACGATCGCGATCGCAAGCGAGAAATCACCATCGATTTATTCTACGGCAAGGAAACGCGCGGCCCTTTAGTGGTTCTCTCCCACGGCTTTGCAGCCGATCGCACCTTTTTACACTACCTCGCCCAACATCTCGCTTCTCATGGCATCAGCGTTGTCACCCTAGAACATCCCGGCAGTAATGTTGACTCGATTACTCAGACGATCGATGGCATTTCTCTCAACGTTAGTCCCAATGATTGGATTGATGCGGCAGAATTTATCGAACGCCCTAAAGATATTAGTTTTGTCTTGGATGAATTAGCCCAGGAGAACGAAGCGGGGGGATATCTTGAGGGCAAATTCAATACCCAACAAGTCGCGGTAATCGGTCATTCTTTGGGGGGTTACACCGCTTTGGCGATTGCTGGGGGAGAACTGAACCTCAAGCAATTGCGAGAATTTTGTCACAATCTCACCCCCCTCGGTCGCTCTCCGGCAGATTGGCTGCAATGCGCTGCGGCGCAACTCCCCGAAAGCACGGTACAACTGCGAGACGAACGGGTTGTTCAGGCGATCGCGTTTAATCCCGCGATCGGTCAGTTGTTTGGGAATAAAGGTCTTGCTCAAATTGAAATCCCTACGCTGATCCTCAGTAGCAGCGAAGATTCGGTTACCCCTTCTCTCGACCATCAATTGCGGCCCTTCAACCAACTACGGGGGGAAAAGTATTTGATTAGCGTCGTGGGGGCAACCCATATGAGCGTAACGGATATTCATAATTTTGAGAGCGCGATCGGGAAAAGTCCCCTCGTCAAAGAAGTGATGGGAGAAGATGCCGAACCCGTCCGTCAGCTTGCACGCGGCGTGAGTTTGGCATTTATCAACCAACTGACTCCTCAAGCGGATCTCTATAAACCTTTTCTCACCTCCCACTACGTGCAGTCTCTTTCTACTGCAAGCTTCTCGATGCGCTTCACAACGCAATTACCCTCAACAATGGATGCCTGGTTGCAGGTTCTTCATGTGGGTTATCGGCAAATTGCTTACCACTCTCCCCAGGAATTGCGCGATTCCCCAGGAATTCGCTTCGCAACGCGCGCCGATCGCGCGGTCTTCGGGACAAACACGGCAAACCACTGCTTATTCCACGCAGGACGAACCATCCCCATCCTTCGACCTTGCAAAGGACAACTCCATCACATCTTTACCAGTTTATTGAGTAATTACCCCGCGTAG
- a CDS encoding type IV pilin-like G/H family protein — protein MNLTAQVLEKLPTRTVFNRVKCLLFLSPLLLASCQFRFNANAWDSESQAQLYIKTLAKGQEAYYRANGKFANSADKLSINVNVDTPEYKYSIVSEGDRAQRVIMTAAAKVEDLPSYAGILRVNATENEVDATVNMCKTESPSTIPPRFPDRVIPGGELNCPPGSVPVQ, from the coding sequence ATGAATCTTACCGCACAAGTCCTTGAAAAACTGCCGACTCGTACTGTTTTTAATAGAGTTAAGTGCTTGTTGTTTCTGAGTCCGCTACTGCTTGCCAGTTGTCAATTCCGATTCAACGCCAATGCTTGGGATAGCGAAAGTCAGGCTCAACTGTATATTAAAACCCTTGCCAAAGGGCAAGAAGCTTACTATAGAGCGAATGGTAAATTTGCCAATTCCGCAGATAAGCTATCGATTAATGTCAATGTGGATACCCCAGAATACAAATATTCCATCGTCTCAGAGGGCGATCGCGCCCAGCGCGTTATTATGACCGCAGCCGCAAAGGTGGAGGACTTACCCAGTTATGCGGGAATCCTGCGCGTCAACGCTACTGAAAATGAGGTTGATGCAACAGTCAATATGTGCAAAACAGAAAGCCCTTCTACCATCCCTCCCCGATTCCCCGACCGAGTGATTCCAGGTGGCGAGCTAAATTGCCCTCCCGGTTCGGTTCCCGTCCAGTAG